The Candidatus Jordarchaeales archaeon genome includes a window with the following:
- a CDS encoding ferritin family protein — protein MLSKIPIKLDKVNKENTNREVLRVAMIAELDAINLYEQLAAMTEDVNLRKLLLDVAKEEKTHFGEFQALLLRLDGEQVKELEEGRKEVDELIGKKS, from the coding sequence TTGCTTTCGAAAATCCCTATCAAGTTAGATAAGGTTAACAAAGAAAATACTAACCGGGAAGTGTTGCGCGTCGCCATGATCGCTGAGTTGGATGCAATCAACCTATACGAGCAACTCGCAGCGATGACAGAAGATGTAAACCTGAGGAAGCTTCTTCTAGACGTGGCTAAGGAAGAGAAGACGCATTTTGGTGAATTCCAAGCTTTGCTTTTGAGGCTCGATGGCGAGCAGGTTAAGGAGCTTGAGGAAGGACGCAAAGAAGTTGATGAGCTCATCGGGAAGAAGTCTTAG